The window CCACCTCGCGGGCCATCCTGGTGACCTCGTCGGCGAAGGCGGAGAGCTGGTCGACCATCGTGTTGATGGTGTTCTTGAGTTCCAGGATCTCGCCGCGGGCGTCGACGGCGATCTTCTGGGACAGGTCGCCCTTGGCGACGGCGGTGGTCACCTGGGCGATGTTGCGCACCTGGTCGGTGAGGTTGCCGGCCATGAAGTTGACCGAGTCGGTGAGGTCGCGCCACACGCCCGCCACACCGGGCACCTCGGCCTGGCCTCCGAGCCGGCCCTCGCTGCCGACCTCGCGGGCGACGCGGGTGACCTCGTCGGCGAAGGAGGAGAGCTGGTCGACCATCGTGTTGACGGTGTCCTTGAGCTCCAGGATCTCGCCGCGGGCCGCCACGTCGATCTTCTGGGACAGGTCTCCGCGGGCCACGGCCGTGGCGACCTGCGCGATGTCACGCACCTGGGTGGTGAGGTTGCCGGCCATCGCGTTGACGGAGTCGGTCAGGTCCGCCCAGGTTCCCGACACGCCGGGCACCTCGGCCTGCCCGCCCAGCGTTCCCTCGGTGCCGACCTCGCGCGCGACGCGGGTCACCTCCGAGGTGAAGAGCGAGAGCTGGTCGACCATGCCGTTGAACACGGTCGCGATCTCGCCGAGGAGACCGTCGGCCTCGTCGGGGAGCCGGGTGCCGAAGTCGCCGTCGCGGACGGCCGTCAGGCCGGCCAGGAGCTGACGCAGCTCCGGTTCCCCGACGACTCCCGGCGCGGTGCCCTCCACATTCGAGCGCACGCCTGCCTGCCTGGCCATTTGTCCCCCGCTCAGTTCCGGATTCCCGCGGTGCCGTTGACGGGCGGTGCGGCACTGCTTCGTCCGGCCGCCGGACCCCCACGGGTCCCGGTCGGTCGGCGAACAAGGTGAAGACTATCCGGCGAGGTCCCCGGTCCCGCTTCGTTCTCCGGAGGCCGGCGCGGGGCTCCCGACCACGACATCGACTCCCGCATCGCGCGGGCCCCGACTCCGACATGCGGACACCCGCCGCATCAGAACCCATCAGATCAAGCCAAGACTGACCGAAAATAATCGATGAAGGACCGTGTAGCGCCCGAAAGCGGGGGCAAGAGCGGCAACGAAGCCATCCGCACCAGGGAGGGAACGTCGCCATGCCTCGCTCTGTCGCAGTCGTCAGCCCCGTACGTGAGACAGCCGCCGAGGTCGTTCCCCCGACCGGATTCCAGGCGGGGGAGTCCTTCACGGAACTGCCCCCCGTGGCCAACGCCCGCGAGGTGGCGCCCGGTGACGCGCGCGAACTGTCGCGCCTGTTCCTGACCCGGCTGCGGACCCTGGAGGAGGGGACGCGCGAGTACCAGTACGCGCGCAACACCCTCATCGAGATGAACATCTCCCTCGTCCACTTCGCCGCCCGACGCTTCCGCGGTCGGGCGAGCGGCGGCGGTGTCGAGATGGAGGACATCGTCCAGGTGGGCACCATCGGCCTGATCAAGGCGATCGACCGCTTCGACCCGGACCGGGAGGTCGAGTTCTCCACCCTCGCCCTCCCCTACATCACCGGCGAGATCAAGCGCTACTTCCGCGACACGACGTGGGCCGTGCACGTACCCCGCCGGCTCCAGGAACTGCGGACGGAACTCGCGAAGAGCCAGGAAGAACTGACGGACGTGCTCGGCCGGGCGCCGACGGTCAAGGAGATCGCCGAGCACCTGGAACTCGGCGAGGAGGAGGTCATCGAGGGACTGGTGGCCGCCAACGGCTACACCAGTGGCTCCCTGGACGCGTCCGCCGACTCCGACGAAGCGGCGATGAGCGGCCGCAAAACCCGTCCGCTCGCCGAGAGCATGGGCGAGGCCGACCCGGCCGTGGAGCTCTTCGAGGAGATGCACACCCTCGCCCCGCTGCTCGGCCGGCTGCAGGAGCGCGACCGTCTGATCCTGCGGATGCGCTTCGGCCAGGAGAAGACCCAGGCCGAGATCGGCGCCGAACTCGGCATCTCCCAGATGCAGGTCTCCCGCCTCCTGACGCGGATCCTCACCCAGCTGCGGAGCGGCATGCTCGCCGCCTGAACCCGTCCTGCGGGCGGCACCTCCGGACCCTTCCGGCGGTGCCGCCCTTCCGCGTGTCCGGCAGGCCCGACCCGGTTCGACGGACCCGCGACCGGGGGCCTGCGGCGCCGGTAGAATCCTTGCGCCAGCCGATGTCGATTTCGTCCCGCCTACGAGGGAAGAGCGTGCCTTCACCCCACCACCGCCGGCCCTGCTCACCCGGCGCCGCCGGCGAGCACGCGTTCCTCCCGTACGAGGACGACGCGGCACGGGCCGAGGCCGTGGTGCGCCGCGTGGGCCGGCCGCGAACGTCGGGAACGCCGCTGGGCGCCGTACCCCCGCGCGACCGACCGGGCATACGATGCGCCGGCGGCGTAGACCTCGACGCCCGTGAGGTCACCTCATGATCGACACGGCCTCCCCGGCAACCGCCCCCGGAGCCTTCGTCCACCCGGCCCTCTTCTACCGGGACCCCGAGGAATACACGGCCGGCGTCGGCGACTTCGTCCGCACGGCCCTCGCCGCCGACGAGCCCGTCCTCGTCGCCGTCCCCGGCCCGAGCCTGGAAGCGCTGCGCCGCTACCTGGGCTCCGACGCCGACCACATCGACGCCGTGGACATGACGGAGCTGGGCCGCAACCCCGGACGCATCCTCGCCGCCCTCCAGGGGTTCGCCGACCGACACCCGGGGCGCACCGCGCGGATCGTGGGCGAGCCGATCTGGCCGGGCCGTTCCCGGGCCGAGGTCCTGGAGGCCACCCGCCACGAGGCGCTCATCAACACCGCCTTCGCACACCGGTCCGCGACCATCCTGTGCCCGTACGACACGGGCGCGCTGGCCCCCGAGGTGATCGCCGACGCCCGGCGCACCCACCCCACCCTGATCGAGTCCGGCCGGGAACTCGCCAGCCCCGCCTACACCGACGCCGCCGTCGTCTGCGCGGACTGCGACGTCCCGCTGACCGAACCCGCCGCCGAGGCCGTCCTCGTCGACTACGCGGCGGGCCGGCTCGCCGACGTACGCGGGCACGCCGAATCCTGGGCCCGACGGACGGCGCTCGACGCGGGACGGCGCGACGACCTGGTCCTCGCCGTCAGCGAGGCGGCCGCCAACTCGGTCGCCCACGGTGGCGGGAAGGGACGGCTGCGCCTGTGGACCACACCCGCGGGCGACGTGGTCGCCGAGGTCAGCGACGACGGCCGCCTCCGCGACCCGCTCGCCGGCCGCTCCCGCCCCGCCCTGGCCTCCGGCAACGGGGGCCGCGGCCTGTGGATGATCCACCAGTTGTGCGACCTCGTCGAGGTCAGGGCCCTGGACACGGGACTCACCCTGCGCCTCCACATGACGATCAACCGGCGGTCATGAGCACGACCAAGAGTGACGAACCGGCTGTAGAGTTCAGACGCGAACACGCGCAACGGAAAAGACAGTGCATCGGAAGGCTGACGTGGGAACTCGCGACCTAGGGGACAGTGACGTGCCGCCCCGCGCCGACAACGAGACGGCCGAGCCGCGGCGGGCCGAACTCCGGCACAGCGAGCCGGACGCCGTGGTGTGCGCGCTCTCCGGAGACCTCGACCTCGACAGCCTGGGATCCGTCCAGCCCGTCCTGGACGAGGCGATCGGGTCGGGCCCGTCCCGGCTGGTGATCGACCTCTCGGGAGTCGGATTCTGCGACTCCTCGGGCCTCAACCTGCTGCTGAGCCTGAGACTCGACACCGAACGGGAGGGCATCGCGCTGCGACTGGCGGCGCCCACCGACCAGTTGTCGAGACTTCTCCAGCTCACCGGCGCGGACGGCGTCTTCACCATCAGCCGCACCGTGCCGGACGCCCTCGCCGCGGGATGAGCCCCGACACCGCCTCGCACCTGCCGTGACTCCTCACAAGAGGGGGACCGGCACCCGCATCCGAGGTGTTCAAGAGGACAGGGCGGGTATGCGCGGGGTCTGGGACACCGAAACGGTCGATCCGGACTTTTACCGGGCCAGGACGGCAGGAGTACGACATCAACGACAAGACCAGTGCCCCAGGGGGTGAGACCACAGTGACGCCCATCGGACCGGAGACCGGCGATCCGCTGCGCGCGGACATCAAGGCCGTGACCCAGCGCCGGCGCCTCGCGCTGAGCGGGACCCGCGGCCAGGTCGCCAAGGGACGAGATTTCACCCGGGAAGCCCTGCGTGACTGGGGATGGGACGGTCACGAGACCGCCGAGGACGTCCTGCTCATCGTGTCGGAGCTGCTGACCAACGCCGTCATGCACGCCGGCGGTTGCCAGGAGTTCGTGATCGCGGCCGCCGGCGATGTCCTGCGCATCGAGGTCTTCGACGGGGAGACCGAACTGCCGCGCCCCCGTCCCCGGCAGCAGGGAGCGACGCCGGGAGGCCACGGCCTGTACATAGTGCGGCGGCTCTCGGACCGTTGGGACGCCCAGGCCCATGACCACGGCAAGGTGGTCTGGGCCGAGGTCGACGTGGTGCGCCTGACGACCGGTCTGCCCGCGCCCGCCCCGGCGCCGAGCACGCTGCCGACCACCTCGGCCCCCGCCGCGCCCCTTCTCGACGGTGTCCCTCTCCAGGCGGACACGCACGGCTGAACGGCGATCGCGCACCGGACACGGCGGACCCGACGGGTCACGTGTCCCGGTCGCGCGGCTTGTGGCGGGCCCAGGGATGGCGCAGTCGGATCCAGATGTCCCGGGCCTGCCGGCCGGCCGCCGTGCGGCTGCGGGCCACCAGGGCGTCCGCCTCGTCGGGCGTCTCGACCATCGGACCGGACCCGCGCAGCGGCTTTCCGGCGGTCTCGTGCAGGAACAGTGTCGACACGAACCCGATGACGCCCGCGACCATCAGGTAGTACGCCGGGACCATGTCGTTGCCGGTGGCCTCCACGAGCGCCGAGGTGAACAGCGGCGTCGTGCCTCCGAACAGGGACACCGAGATGTTGAAGGCGATCGACAGCGCCGCGTACCGCAGTCGGGTCGGGAACAGCGCGGGCAGCGTGGAGGCGGCCGTCCCCGCGAAGCAGACGAGCAGCAGCCCGAGGATCGCGCAGCCCACGGCCGGCAACAGGATCCCGCCCTCCCGGATCAGCAGGAACGCCGGGATGGCCAGGGCCACCAGGGCGACACTGCCCGCGAGGAACACCGGTCTGCGGCCCCAGCGGTCCGAGGTGTGGCCCACGGTCGTGATCGTCAGGACCACGAGCAGCATCGTCCCGAGGACAAGGAGCTGGGCCGTGGTGTCGTTCTCGCCCAGGGTGACGGTCATGTAGGTGGGCAGGTAGGACGTCACCATGTAGTTCGTGACGTTGTACAGCAGGACCAGCCCCATGCAGATGAGCACCGCGTGCCAGTGGCGCGTGAAGATCTCCTTGAGGTGCCCCCGGCCCGCCGCCGGGACCTCCGCGCCCGCCTCCCCCTCGGCGGCCGCGTAGGCGGCCTCCTTCTTGAAGGCCGGGGTCTCCTCCAGCTTCAGCCGCATGTACAGGCCGATCAGACCCAGCG of the Streptomyces sp. NBC_01426 genome contains:
- a CDS encoding STAS domain-containing protein codes for the protein MPPRADNETAEPRRAELRHSEPDAVVCALSGDLDLDSLGSVQPVLDEAIGSGPSRLVIDLSGVGFCDSSGLNLLLSLRLDTEREGIALRLAAPTDQLSRLLQLTGADGVFTISRTVPDALAAG
- the proP gene encoding glycine betaine/L-proline transporter ProP; the protein is MLRTLLRRRKKALTSEDVSVADQPQVRRAVTAAALGNTMEWFDFGVYAYLAGTMGKVFFPSSSPGAQVVSTFATFAAAFLVRPLGGLVFGPLGDRIGRQKVLAATMIMMAASTFAVGFLPTYASVGFVAPLLLLVCRLVQGFSTGGEYAGATTYIAEYAPDKRRGFLGSWLDFGTFVGYAMGSGLVTILTLVMGSDGLEDWGWRIPFFIAGPLGLIGLYMRLKLEETPAFKKEAAYAAAEGEAGAEVPAAGRGHLKEIFTRHWHAVLICMGLVLLYNVTNYMVTSYLPTYMTVTLGENDTTAQLLVLGTMLLVVLTITTVGHTSDRWGRRPVFLAGSVALVALAIPAFLLIREGGILLPAVGCAILGLLLVCFAGTAASTLPALFPTRLRYAALSIAFNISVSLFGGTTPLFTSALVEATGNDMVPAYYLMVAGVIGFVSTLFLHETAGKPLRGSGPMVETPDEADALVARSRTAAGRQARDIWIRLRHPWARHKPRDRDT
- a CDS encoding SigB/SigF/SigG family RNA polymerase sigma factor, with the translated sequence MPRSVAVVSPVRETAAEVVPPTGFQAGESFTELPPVANAREVAPGDARELSRLFLTRLRTLEEGTREYQYARNTLIEMNISLVHFAARRFRGRASGGGVEMEDIVQVGTIGLIKAIDRFDPDREVEFSTLALPYITGEIKRYFRDTTWAVHVPRRLQELRTELAKSQEELTDVLGRAPTVKEIAEHLELGEEEVIEGLVAANGYTSGSLDASADSDEAAMSGRKTRPLAESMGEADPAVELFEEMHTLAPLLGRLQERDRLILRMRFGQEKTQAEIGAELGISQMQVSRLLTRILTQLRSGMLAA
- a CDS encoding sensor histidine kinase, which codes for MIDTASPATAPGAFVHPALFYRDPEEYTAGVGDFVRTALAADEPVLVAVPGPSLEALRRYLGSDADHIDAVDMTELGRNPGRILAALQGFADRHPGRTARIVGEPIWPGRSRAEVLEATRHEALINTAFAHRSATILCPYDTGALAPEVIADARRTHPTLIESGRELASPAYTDAAVVCADCDVPLTEPAAEAVLVDYAAGRLADVRGHAESWARRTALDAGRRDDLVLAVSEAAANSVAHGGGKGRLRLWTTPAGDVVAEVSDDGRLRDPLAGRSRPALASGNGGRGLWMIHQLCDLVEVRALDTGLTLRLHMTINRRS
- a CDS encoding ATP-binding protein, which translates into the protein MTPIGPETGDPLRADIKAVTQRRRLALSGTRGQVAKGRDFTREALRDWGWDGHETAEDVLLIVSELLTNAVMHAGGCQEFVIAAAGDVLRIEVFDGETELPRPRPRQQGATPGGHGLYIVRRLSDRWDAQAHDHGKVVWAEVDVVRLTTGLPAPAPAPSTLPTTSAPAAPLLDGVPLQADTHG